The following nucleotide sequence is from Melioribacteraceae bacterium.
GGTTTAACGGAGTATATCTTAAAAAAAGGTGAAGCAACATTGATCGATGAAAAGCTTGATCTTGAATTAAGAGAAACCGGCGAAGTTGAGATGATTGGTACACCAACTTTAATTTGGCTTGGTGTACCGTTAAAAGTAGAAGGCAAAACAATTGGTGTTATTGTAGTCCAGGATTATCATACAGCCGAAACTTATGGCGAGGAAGAAAAACAAATTCTCGTATTTGTTGCTGAACAGATAGCACAAGTAATCGAGAGAAAAAGAAATTCTGAGGCAATAAAGAAATTTTCAGAAGAATTAAAAGAATTGAATACAACCAAAGATAAATTCTTTTCAATAATTGCTCACGATCTTAAAAATCCTTTTATAACAATTTTAGGTTTCTCGGATATTCTTCTTGCGGATTATGACGAATTATCAGACGAGGAAAGAAAATTCTACGTTGCTGAGATGGAGAAATCCGCCAATCTTTCTCACAACTTATTGCAGAACTTGCTCCAATGGTCAAGAGCACAAACCGGTCGGATAGAATTTAATCCAAGTGAATTAATTTTAAGTGACGTTGTTGAAGAGAATTTTCAATTACTGAGAAATTCCGCTAATGAAAAGAAAATTGAGTTAACCGCAGATGTACCTCGCGATCTTAAAGTCTTTGCCGATGAAGATATGTTAAATACAATTCTCCGGAATCTTCTGACCAATTCAGTTAAGTTCAGTAATTCGGGTGGAACGGTAAGTGTTTTTGCCGAACAAAAAGAGAGTTTAGTTGAAGTACAAGTCCGGGATTCAGGTGTAGGAATGGATCAAGAAACAATTGATAAATTATTTAGACTGGATACAACAAATTCTAAAATCGGAACAAGCGGTGAAACAGGTACAGGCCTGGGACTTATTCTGTGCAAAGAATTTGTCGAAAAACATAATGGTAAAATCAGAGTTGAAAGTGAACCAGGTAAAGGTTCCAGCTTTATTTTTACTTTCCCATTTAAATCTTCATAGTAATTCGAAAGTAGTTAGATTTCTCTTTGTTTAGCCGCCTCAAATTGCTTTCTGTTATCAATGAAATTAAAAAGCCGGTCATTCAATAAAATGAACTTCCGGCTTTTAATTAAGCTGGGAGGCTCAATTTGCTACTTAACAAGAAACATTTTTTTAGAGCTTTTTAGTTCCCCAAAATACATAGAGTAAAAATAAACACCGGAGGAGACCGTTTCCCCGGTGCTTGTATTCCCCTTCCATAAAACGGAATAAAGACCCGGAGAGCTGTATTGATTTACCAGCTCTGTAACTTTGTTGCCCAGTAAATCATAAACAACAATTTTTACATTACCCGCTTTTGAAAGGTTATAACTTATTGTAGTAGTTGGATTAAAAGGGTTAGGGTAATTCTGAAATAGAGTAAAATCATTTTGTACTGATCTATCATCTTCAACGCTTAAGTCAATATCTTCTTTAAGAGAATTAACTGAATTTAATTCAACATTATCGTAAACCTGAATTAAACCGCTTGGCCATTCAACAATTACTGAGTCAATACTTGATGCCTTACCTAATCCAAAGTGAGCTTCTAAATTTTGTGCGCAATAACCGTTTTGTCCTTCAATTCTTCTTGCCTGCCAAACATTCTTCCCGTCAATATTTGTTTTTATTCTAACGATAGCACCTATTCCGACACGGTTGTTAAGCTGTGCATCCGAATCGGCATCAAGTCTAATAATAATCCAATTATTACTATTTCCGGTTGTGTTAATAAATAGTGCGTTGTTCTCGGTTGCGCTGTAGCATTTTGCTATTGCAAGATCTAGATAACCATCTCGATTAAGATCACCAAAGCTCACACCGTAAGTCCAACCGCCGACATTCGTAATTTCATTTTCAACTTTTGTAAATGTACCGTCACCATTATTTATATACATAAAATTATTCGTTTCAGTTGATGCAAAAGCATTACCTACGTATAGATCTAGATCGCCGTCATTATCTATATCACCCCAATCACTTCCGGAAGAATGTCCGCCGTCATTAACTATATCGCCATCGGTAATTTGGGTAAATGTTCCGTCTCCGTTATTTTGATAAAGAGAGTTGTTTTGACCGTTCCAGTTTGTATAGAAGAGATCAAAATCACCGTCGTTGTCGTAATCAATCCAATTGCTGCTCCACGATGATTTACTGTCTTGAACAATATTAATGTCGGTAACTTTTTCGAATGTACCGTCACCGTTATTTATATAAAGCGCATTATTTTGACCGGATTCATTTGTAACATAAATGTCTTGCAAGCCGTCACCGTTGATATCGACCCAATCGACATCGCGTGTATAATGTGCATCTGTTACAACATTACCGGAACTAATTTTAGTAAATGTGTTATCGCCGTTATTTTGGAAAAGTAAATTTCTTCTGTTTCCGTCGCTGTTAGCTACAAGCAAATCAAGATAACCGTCATTATTAAAATCCCCCCAACTTGCGGTTTCTGAATATGAATTACTTGCATTGATTAGTTCACCGGTAATTTCTGTAAAAGTTTTATCACCGTTATTTAGATAAAATTTGTTTGATTGACCCCACCAATTTGCAACGTATAGATCGAGATCACCATCATTATCAATGTCTCCCCAAGTGCTTCCGTCCGATGCGGAATTATCCAAAACAATTGCGATATCTGTAATTTTAGTGAAAGTACCGTCACCATTATTTTCATAAAAGAAATTGTTTTGACCGTTGCGCGGACCGTTTGTGATGAAGAGATCGAGATCACCGTCATTGTCGTAGTCGATCCAGTTAACTGCGCGAGAATCCCCTCCGTCCTCAACAACCGGACCGACTTCGACAGGCTCGAAAGTTTGAGCCGATATGAATGAAGAAATGAACAAGATTAGAATTATAGCTTTATACATCTTCCCCCCACAGGATTATTAATTGATCTAATGCTAAGTTGAAAAAATCAATGCCGAAATGATACTACCGGAGTTGGGTGTTTTGAATTACACTAGTTTCTCTTTTATGGCTTTAGCAACAGCCTCCGATTTTGAATGGACTTGGAGTTTACGGTAAATATTTTTGATATGAAAATGAACCGTGTCTTCACTTACAAAGAGAGTATCGGCAATTATTTTATAACTTTTCCCTTTGCAAAGTTCATTCAGTACTTCTGTTTCTCTTTTTGTTAGAGGTGAATCTTTTGTAACTCGGAATGAAGTAATTACCTTTCTTGCAATTGAAGTGCTCATCGGGGAGCCGCCGCTGATAACTTCTTTAATTGCTTCCAACAATTTATGAGGTGGTGTATTTTTCATCAAATAACCGCAGGCACCTGCACAAAGTGAATCGAATATCACCTCATCACTTTTGTGAACTGTGAGCATTATGATATCCAAATTAGGAAGTTTATCGTTAAGAATTCTTACACCTTCAATTCCGGTCATCCCGGGAAGTGTAATATCCATAAGTAGAACATCCGGAATTTCTTTTTGTAATTCGGGAATTGCGGTTTCACAATCTCGGAAATCACTAATGCACTTA
It contains:
- a CDS encoding FG-GAP-like repeat-containing protein, which encodes MYKAIILILFISSFISAQTFEPVEVGPVVEDGGDSRAVNWIDYDNDGDLDLFITNGPRNGQNNFFYENNGDGTFTKITDIAIVLDNSASDGSTWGDIDNDGDLDLYVANWWGQSNKFYLNNGDKTFTEITGELINASNSYSETASWGDFNNDGYLDLLVANSDGNRRNLLFQNNGDNTFTKISSGNVVTDAHYTRDVDWVDINGDGLQDIYVTNESGQNNALYINNGDGTFEKVTDINIVQDSKSSWSSNWIDYDNDGDFDLFYTNWNGQNNSLYQNNGDGTFTQITDGDIVNDGGHSSGSDWGDIDNDGDLDLYVGNAFASTETNNFMYINNGDGTFTKVENEITNVGGWTYGVSFGDLNRDGYLDLAIAKCYSATENNALFINTTGNSNNWIIIRLDADSDAQLNNRVGIGAIVRIKTNIDGKNVWQARRIEGQNGYCAQNLEAHFGLGKASSIDSVIVEWPSGLIQVYDNVELNSVNSLKEDIDLSVEDDRSVQNDFTLFQNYPNPFNPTTTISYNLSKAGNVKIVVYDLLGNKVTELVNQYSSPGLYSVLWKGNTSTGETVSSGVYFYSMYFGELKSSKKMFLVK
- a CDS encoding response regulator transcription factor → MIYVSLVEDDDEIRETIKLLINNAEGFKCISDFRDCETAIPELQKEIPDVLLMDITLPGMTGIEGVRILNDKLPNLDIIMLTVHKSDEVIFDSLCAGACGYLMKNTPPHKLLEAIKEVISGGSPMSTSIARKVITSFRVTKDSPLTKRETEVLNELCKGKSYKIIADTLFVSEDTVHFHIKNIYRKLQVHSKSEAVAKAIKEKLV